DNA sequence from the Actinacidiphila yeochonensis CN732 genome:
GGTGCTGTGCAGGTCGCCCGGCACCGCCGACTCCGGGAAGCGCAGGCGGGCGAGCTTCGCCACGTGGCGGGCCAGGTCGCCGGAGCGCTCCAGGTCCGCGCTCATCCGCAGGCTGGTGACGACGATCCGCAGATCGGTGGCCACGGGCTGCTGGCGGGCCAGGAGGGTGATCGCCCGGCTCTCCAGCTCGCGCTGGAGGTCGTCGACCTTCTCGTCGGCGGCGATCACGCTCTCCGCGACCTTCAGGTCGGCGTCGAGCAGCGCGGTCGTGGCCCGGCCGATCGCCGAGCCGACCAGGCGGGCCATCTCCACCAGCCCGTCGCCGACCGAGTCGAGCTCCTCGTGGTATGCGTCACGCATCGCTTTCCTTCCGTACTGGCCGTGGTCAGCGCATGCCGCGGCCGGACCGTATGGCGAGGGCTTCCCCTGCATGAGACACGCTGGCGGCCGTACGCGTACCGGCCGCACCCCCTGAGTGAATCAGGTGCTACCCCAAGGTGAACTCTTGGCAACGCCAGTCCGAGAGCTCTGGCGGCGGGGTTGTAAAGCGATTGTGCGGGCCACTTAACCTGAAGGTGTGGACGTGAACGCGGCAGTGGCCGCAGCAAGCGCGGTGGCCGGTCTGCTGACCGGTGCCAGCGCCGTACTCGCGTTCCGGTGGAGCGAGCGGGAGCAGACCAGGCCCAGCCGCAAGACGCTGAGGCCTGACGCGGTCACGGCCGCGCTTCCGCCGGGCGTGGACACGGTGCTCTCCGTGCTGCGCTCGTCAGCCGTCGTGCTGGACGAGGGCGACGGCGTGGTGAAGGCGAGCTCGGCGGCGTACGCCCTCGGGTTGGTGCGCGGCGGCCGGTTGGCCGTCGACCAGATGCTTCAGATGGCCCGCGAG
Encoded proteins:
- the phoU gene encoding phosphate signaling complex protein PhoU codes for the protein MRDAYHEELDSVGDGLVEMARLVGSAIGRATTALLDADLKVAESVIAADEKVDDLQRELESRAITLLARQQPVATDLRIVVTSLRMSADLERSGDLARHVAKLARLRFPESAVPGDLHSTILEMGQLAQRLMAKAAEVIVSKDVDDALQLEHDDDRMDELHRALFQHLLDDRWQHGIETAVDVTLVGRYYERFADHAVSVAKRVVYLVTGEHPDELTPAPESV